The following DNA comes from Pedosphaera parvula Ellin514.
CGGGAGATATTCCGGTTTGATGGCGCGGATGAACAGGAGTGAGAGGATTCCTGTTCGCTTTTAGCTTTCAAGCCGAGTAATCGCTGTTAGGGTCGGCGCATGAACTTACGGGGTGTCTTCAGCGGGATGGTACTACTTCAACTGGTGGCAAGCCTTACGGCCTTGGGGCAGGGAAGTTTGACTCCGCCGGGGGTGCCGGCTGCGACCATGAAAACGCTGGACCAAATACAGCCGCGCACGGACGTGCTCAAGCTGGGGGGTGATGTATATGCCCAGTACGTCATAACTCGACCGGGTTCCTATTATCTCTCGACGAATATCGTGATGGTTCCTGGCTTCAGGGCGATTGAAATCAAAACGAATGATGTGACGCTGGATCTTTCCGGGTTTACGATTTTCGGGGGTGACACTCCGGCGATTTATGGAGGTGCTCCGGTGAGCCGCATCCACATCCTCAATGGGCACCTGGTAAACTGTTCTGCGGGAATTGAATTTTACACGTCTTCTCCCGCCACAAATGTGGTGGTGGAGGACATGCTGATTTCAGGAACGAATGCGTTTTTAGGCTATGGCGTTGCGGCGTTCGAAGGTGCCCACGTCAGCCGTTGCCAGATTTCTGGTTTTGGGGGATCGAGCGGGTATGGCATCCTGGGGGGAGACCGCTCGGTGGTGGAGAACTGCGAATTGCAAAACAATTACGTCGGCGTGGCTCTGGGAAGGTTAAGCCGGGTTGACAATTGCATCATTCAAAAGTGCAATGGTGCCGGCATCAATATTTTGGATACCAGCATTGCCCGGAATAACCTGATCAGTTTGTGCTCGCCGGGGATTTTATGTTTTGGGAACAGCGTGGTGGAGAATAACAACATTACTTTTTGCCCAGGCGCAGGGATTAGCGCGAATAACAATTATAGTTACCTGAATAACAATCAGCTTCTTTTCAATCAGATTGGCATTAATGCGAATAGCGGTGGTACGAACTTTATTGTGCGTAATACGGCCCACGGAAATACGAATGGCAATTACAGCCTGGGCTTGTCGGCCAGCGGGCCGGTCTTTACCGGAATTGGCGTGGTGACAAACCATCCGTGGGCAAACTTTTCCTACTGATCAAGGACGAGGCAGTTTATTCCGAAGTTAGCGCAGCGCGGGCATCGTCAGTAGCGCCGGTCTTTTCCAAGAAGTAGTCGTAGTTGCCGGTATAAGGCTTTACCTGACCTTCATTGATGTGGAGGACTTTTGTGGCGAGATGGCGGATGAAGTGCACATCGTGGGAAATGAAAACCAGTGAGCCTTCGTAGCGTTCCAAGGCGATGGTGAGGGATTCTACAGTGGTGATGTCCAGATGCGTGGTGGGCTCATCCATCAGGAGAATGTTCGGCGGGTCCACCAGGAATTTGACGAGGTTCAGGCGGCTTTTCTCGCCACCGCTCAGCACGCTGGTGAGCTTGTAAATTTCCTCTTTGCGGAACATGAAGGAGCCGAGGATGGCGCGGGCTTCGTCTTCGCGCAGACCTGGCGAGCTGGTGAGCACTTCATCGAGCACAGTTTTGTTGGCATCGAGAGTGTCGGCACGATGCTGGCTGAAGTAGCCGAGCTTGGCGTTGTGTCCGAGTTTGCGTTCGCCCTGCTGGAATTCCACGACGCCCGCGAGAATTTTGAGCAGCGTGGATTTGCCGGCGCCGTTGGGACCGACAAGCACGGTGCGTTCGCCGCGTTCGATGGTGAGATCAAGGCCGGAGTAAACATTTTTCGTCCCGTAGGCCATATGGATTCCCTCAAGGGAGATGGCACGCTGTCCACCGCGCGGAGGCGGTGGAATCTGGAAACGAAAAGGTTTGCGGGGCGGAGTTGGTTTCTCGATTAATTCCAGGCGCTCAATCTGCTTCAGCTTGCTCATGGCCTGCGAGGCCTTGGAGGGAACGGCGCGGAAGCGGTCGGCGAATTCCTGGAGTGCCTGGATTTCCTTTTGCTGGTTTTTGTAGGCGGCAACCAGGTTTTCGTAGTTGGTTTCGCGTTGAGTGAGAAAGTCGGAATAGTTACCGGCGTAGGAAATAACTTTTTTATCCGCGATCTCGTAAACCTGGGTCACGACTTCATCCATGAACTGGCGGTCGTGGGAGATCATGAGCAGGGCGCCGGAATAGTTCTTCAGATATTTCTGCAGCCAAAGCAGGGAGAGGAGGTCGAGATGGTTGGTGGGTTCGTCGAGAAGGAGCAAGTCAGGCTCCATGACCAGCAGGCGGGCAAGGTGCGCGCGCATCACCCAACCGCCGCTCATTTCGCGAGCGGGGCGGTCGAAATCAGCTTCCCGGTAGCCGAGGCCCTTGAGTATTTTCTTGGCCTTGGCGGCGACCTGGGGATCGTTCAGGGCGTCGTGCTTGGCGTGGGCTTCGAGGTATTCGGGACTGGAGACATCGCCTGCGGCTTCGAGTTCGTGAAGGCGCTTTTCGAGACGGGGCAGTTCATCGACGCGGCCGGTGGCGACGTCGAGGACGGTTTCATCGCCGACAGCTTCACCTTCCTGGGGAAGGTAGCCGACCATGGTCCATTCGTCGCGCTGAACGGTGCCTTCGTCAGGTTCGGTTTTTTTAAGAATGATGGAGAAAAGGGTGGACTTGCCGGCGCCGTTGGGGCCGACGAGGGCGACGCGGTCGCCGTAATTAACCTGCAGGGAGGCGTTCTCGAAAAGAATCCGAGCGCCGATGGTCATCTTTAAATCGTTAATCGTGAGCATGAAAACAATTGCTGTCGGTTGGTCAGGCCATTAAGCGATCAACCGGGCGGAGAACATCGCCGCGAAAGGGAGCGAATGCCAGTGAAAAGTGATCCCGCAGAGCCGCAGTGAGCAGAAATGGGGATGAGCCAGTTCTGATGGGTTCAAACAGGAGAGGCGGGTTGGAGTTTTTCGACGGCCCTTTTTGCTTCGGCAAGGCCCGCTTTGGGATGGGCTTCGCGGTAGCAGCGGATGGCAAGGATTTGTTCACCGCGATCCACGAGACGTTGAACGTCGGCATCGGTGGCCTGGCCTTTGGCTGGATATTGGCCGGAGTGGCGGAGGCGGTTGAGACGACGCTCGGAGGAAATGCCACTGATTAGAGCAATGACCACTAGAGCCAGGATTATCCAGAGGAGAAGCATAAGTCCATTTTAGAACGCTACTGTCACCAAAGGCGGTTGTCCAATGGGGATGGTGAGCGCATGATGACGGATCCGCACCTTTTCTCTGAAGCGGTCTGAACATGAAAGCCAAACGTGCTTAGAATTAGAACCTTATCCAAGTTTAATGGTGCCATTTATTGGTCGAAGATGTTTGCCATCCTTGTGGGTTTTCTTGAAGGGGCGAACAGAGATGGAGAAGATCCGGTATTCCACCAGTCCCACAGAGTGCCATCGGCTGCCAAGGTTACGATGGAGCTGTGGGAGGCGGCGAGCGCCACCCAATCGTGATGAGAGCCCAGGCGCGCTGGAAGTTCGAGGATGTGCGGATTATCAAGATCGAGCAAGGAAGTGTGCAGGTCCCATTTCCATAGCGAGCCATCGGACTTAAGCGCAACCATCATTTCGTACGAGGTGGCGACTGAAACCCAGTCGGAGACTTCGCCAATTTTAACGAGTTTGGGCTGAGAAATCAGAGTAATCGAATTGCGCTTTCTCCCGGTTTTGCCGATGGTGGTGTAGCCCCAGAGAGTGCCGTCGTTGCGCACTGCGAACTGGAGGAACTGATAATTTGCCAGGCTGCGCCATTCCATATTG
Coding sequences within:
- a CDS encoding right-handed parallel beta-helix repeat-containing protein, with amino-acid sequence MNLRGVFSGMVLLQLVASLTALGQGSLTPPGVPAATMKTLDQIQPRTDVLKLGGDVYAQYVITRPGSYYLSTNIVMVPGFRAIEIKTNDVTLDLSGFTIFGGDTPAIYGGAPVSRIHILNGHLVNCSAGIEFYTSSPATNVVVEDMLISGTNAFLGYGVAAFEGAHVSRCQISGFGGSSGYGILGGDRSVVENCELQNNYVGVALGRLSRVDNCIIQKCNGAGINILDTSIARNNLISLCSPGILCFGNSVVENNNITFCPGAGISANNNYSYLNNNQLLFNQIGINANSGGTNFIVRNTAHGNTNGNYSLGLSASGPVFTGIGVVTNHPWANFSY
- the abc-f gene encoding ribosomal protection-like ABC-F family protein, producing MLTINDLKMTIGARILFENASLQVNYGDRVALVGPNGAGKSTLFSIILKKTEPDEGTVQRDEWTMVGYLPQEGEAVGDETVLDVATGRVDELPRLEKRLHELEAAGDVSSPEYLEAHAKHDALNDPQVAAKAKKILKGLGYREADFDRPAREMSGGWVMRAHLARLLVMEPDLLLLDEPTNHLDLLSLLWLQKYLKNYSGALLMISHDRQFMDEVVTQVYEIADKKVISYAGNYSDFLTQRETNYENLVAAYKNQQKEIQALQEFADRFRAVPSKASQAMSKLKQIERLELIEKPTPPRKPFRFQIPPPPRGGQRAISLEGIHMAYGTKNVYSGLDLTIERGERTVLVGPNGAGKSTLLKILAGVVEFQQGERKLGHNAKLGYFSQHRADTLDANKTVLDEVLTSSPGLREDEARAILGSFMFRKEEIYKLTSVLSGGEKSRLNLVKFLVDPPNILLMDEPTTHLDITTVESLTIALERYEGSLVFISHDVHFIRHLATKVLHINEGQVKPYTGNYDYFLEKTGATDDARAALTSE